The genome window CTAAAACCGTCTTACCTGTTCCGGCGTTCCTCGGCGGTTTTACATTCAATACACATAAGGGCGTAGGGTATCGCTTCCAGACGGTCCTGGGGGATGCGCTTGCCGCACTTTACGCAGAGGCCGTATTTACCCTGCTGGATTCTGGTCAGGGCGGAATCTATCACCTTGAGGCGTTTTAGCTCCTGGGAACCCAGGGCTTCGATCATCTTCCGGTCTATATCGTCGGAGGCTATGTCCGCCAGGTCTTTGGGGTCCATCCCCTCCACAATTTCTTTAAATTCCTCATTGCTTGAGACGAGATTCGCTATAATCTCCATCTTGAGATCCGTCAGGGATTTTTCCATGCGTGCAACCAGTTCTTGATCCAAGACTGCCCCCCCTAAAACATTATTTAATTGGGGTAGATTGCCGTTTATCGAAGTTTTTGTCAATAGCCCCAGAAAAGAATATGCCCTTTAACTTCGTTT of Treponema primitia ZAS-1 contains these proteins:
- a CDS encoding TraR/DksA family transcriptional regulator — encoded protein: MDQELVARMEKSLTDLKMEIIANLVSSNEEFKEIVEGMDPKDLADIASDDIDRKMIEALGSQELKRLKVIDSALTRIQQGKYGLCVKCGKRIPQDRLEAIPYALMCIECKTAEERRNR